A genomic window from Brevibacillus agri includes:
- the groES gene encoding co-chaperone GroES has protein sequence MLKPLGDRVVIEAISKDETTASGIVLPDTAKEKPQEGRVIAVGSGRVADNGERIALEVKEGDKVIFSKYAGTEVKVDNKEYLVLRESDILAIIG, from the coding sequence GTGCTTAAGCCATTGGGTGACCGTGTGGTAATCGAAGCTATCTCCAAAGACGAAACGACTGCAAGCGGTATCGTTTTGCCTGATACTGCAAAGGAAAAACCGCAAGAAGGCCGAGTAATCGCAGTTGGTTCTGGCCGTGTTGCCGACAACGGCGAGCGCATCGCTTTGGAAGTAAAAGAAGGCGATAAAGTAATCTTCTCCAAATACGCTGGTACTGAAGTAAAGGTAGACAATAAAGAATACCTCGTGCTGCGCGAATCCGATATCCTCGCGATCATCGGTTAA
- a CDS encoding CAP domain-containing protein produces MHKWLWIGLIALGVLGISRLFSSDTTSFIRVNIYPSAIFWDGRQIATGGKQGYYVERGQEVPASLEYRGTLYVPLSMIGRHLNKPVGWDKASHFAWVGQPPTIPTELPADNSTSPAAPKPDKAIPASAPAPTAPAKATATDASSQQESATLFGLTIGTPAEEVRKLLGEPARKDPSSLGYEWWVYNRDPARYVQVGIANGKVVDLYSLAPTAMLGNIGVGSSLQALERQYSPQNTLTFSYMGATIQITNQKQQRPLVMKNGIPHIFYLDKQNGSKVTGLRLIDTQMLLRGGFYETKWSYQGQAPDFDPPALSVGEREQVNLANERQTLDLVNVSRYRYKLPPLQWNEEAAKVARAHSLDMETNDYFDHVSATTGSSPFERLKQAKIAYSMAGENIAAGYPDAIEAHESWMNSPGHRKNILEKDFTQLGVGVITDYFTQTFLTPSK; encoded by the coding sequence ATGCATAAATGGCTCTGGATCGGCCTGATTGCCCTCGGTGTGCTGGGAATCAGCCGTTTGTTCTCATCGGACACCACTTCCTTTATACGGGTAAACATCTACCCTTCCGCCATCTTTTGGGACGGACGCCAAATCGCCACTGGCGGAAAGCAAGGGTATTACGTAGAAAGAGGCCAGGAGGTGCCCGCTTCCCTGGAGTATCGGGGAACGCTCTACGTCCCGCTTTCCATGATCGGACGGCACCTGAACAAACCAGTTGGCTGGGACAAAGCCTCTCATTTTGCCTGGGTCGGTCAGCCGCCGACGATCCCGACGGAGCTGCCTGCCGACAACAGCACTTCTCCGGCTGCTCCCAAACCGGACAAGGCTATACCCGCAAGCGCGCCGGCGCCAACTGCTCCGGCAAAAGCTACAGCCACAGACGCCTCTTCGCAGCAAGAGTCCGCTACGCTGTTCGGGCTGACTATCGGGACGCCTGCCGAGGAAGTCCGCAAGCTGCTGGGCGAGCCGGCGCGCAAAGACCCGAGCAGCCTTGGCTACGAATGGTGGGTGTACAACCGCGATCCGGCCCGCTACGTCCAGGTGGGCATCGCCAACGGCAAAGTAGTGGACCTGTACTCTCTCGCTCCGACCGCAATGCTGGGCAACATCGGGGTGGGCAGCAGCCTGCAAGCGCTGGAGCGGCAATACAGCCCGCAAAATACGCTCACCTTTTCCTATATGGGAGCCACCATCCAGATTACCAACCAGAAGCAGCAGCGTCCGCTCGTCATGAAGAACGGCATCCCGCACATTTTTTACCTGGACAAGCAAAATGGCAGCAAAGTGACCGGACTGCGCCTGATCGACACGCAAATGCTATTGCGCGGCGGGTTTTACGAAACGAAATGGTCGTACCAGGGGCAAGCCCCGGATTTCGATCCTCCGGCCTTGAGCGTGGGCGAACGGGAACAGGTCAACCTGGCCAATGAGCGGCAAACGCTCGATCTCGTCAATGTCTCCCGCTACCGCTACAAGCTGCCTCCCCTGCAATGGAACGAGGAAGCTGCAAAAGTAGCCAGAGCCCACAGCCTGGACATGGAAACGAACGATTACTTCGATCATGTTTCCGCGACGACCGGAAGCAGCCCGTTTGAACGTCTGAAGCAGGCCAAAATCGCCTACAGCATGGCGGGAGAAAACATCGCAGCAGGCTATCCCGACGCAATCGAAGCGCATGAAAGCTGGATGAACAGCCCCGGCCACAGGAAAAACATCCTGGAAAAAGACTTCACCCAGCTTGGCGTCGGCGTCATTACCGACTATTTCACCCAAACCTTCCTCACGCCGAGCAAGTAA
- the tatC gene encoding twin-arginine translocase subunit TatC, which translates to MKDQEMTVVEHLTELRKRIIWVLAVFVVALIAGFFFAGPLIEYLKQEPIADGVPIISLHPSDALRVYMQFAFLIGAVVALPVALYHLWRFVSPGLQEHERRGSLYFIPAACLLFITGILFGYYVVFPMIMQFMTGMTATIGADPNYGIAEYFGFLFNMVIPFGILFQLPIIVMFLTRLRILNPMRLAKVRRFAYFGLAVVGITLTPPEIVSDIMVTIPLLLLYELSIWLSRIVYRKQLREEAEWEKEFGGFETDELVR; encoded by the coding sequence ATGAAAGATCAGGAAATGACAGTGGTTGAACACCTAACGGAGCTGCGCAAGCGCATCATATGGGTGCTGGCTGTTTTCGTTGTCGCACTGATAGCCGGCTTTTTCTTTGCCGGTCCGTTGATTGAGTATTTGAAGCAAGAGCCGATCGCCGATGGCGTGCCGATTATTTCCTTGCATCCATCCGATGCTCTTCGCGTCTACATGCAGTTTGCCTTTTTGATTGGCGCGGTAGTAGCGCTGCCCGTTGCGCTCTATCATCTCTGGCGCTTCGTCTCGCCAGGCTTGCAGGAGCATGAGCGGCGCGGTTCGCTTTACTTTATTCCGGCGGCTTGTTTGCTTTTCATCACGGGCATTTTGTTTGGGTATTACGTCGTTTTTCCGATGATTATGCAGTTTATGACCGGCATGACCGCGACCATCGGGGCTGATCCGAACTACGGAATCGCTGAGTACTTCGGCTTCCTGTTCAACATGGTCATCCCTTTTGGCATCCTGTTTCAATTGCCGATTATCGTGATGTTTCTGACCCGTCTGCGCATCCTCAATCCGATGCGGCTGGCAAAGGTGAGACGGTTCGCCTATTTTGGGCTGGCTGTAGTCGGCATTACGTTGACGCCTCCCGAGATCGTCAGCGACATTATGGTGACGATCCCGCTTTTGCTGCTCTATGAGCTGAGCATTTGGCTGTCGCGCATCGTCTACCGCAAGCAACTGCGCGAAGAAGCGGAGTGGGAAAAAGAATTTGGCGGCTTTGAAACGGACGAACTGGTACGATAA
- the tatA gene encoding twin-arginine translocase TatA/TatE family subunit: MSTIGIPGLILILVLALVLFGPKKLPELGRAVGHTLKEFKNATRSLTSDDDDDEEAKKKELAAKEAPAKTAVVTEKDAFDREKIEREVRERLERERLEKEIREKLEKERLQMEKEQQKA; encoded by the coding sequence ATGAGTACGATTGGGATTCCTGGATTAATTTTGATTCTGGTGTTGGCGCTGGTGCTCTTTGGGCCGAAAAAGCTTCCGGAACTGGGACGAGCAGTAGGCCATACGTTGAAAGAGTTTAAAAACGCAACGCGCAGCCTGACGAGCGACGACGACGATGACGAAGAAGCGAAAAAGAAGGAGCTGGCTGCAAAAGAAGCACCAGCCAAAACGGCTGTCGTCACGGAGAAGGACGCCTTTGACCGCGAAAAAATCGAGCGGGAAGTGCGTGAACGCCTGGAGCGCGAGCGTCTGGAAAAAGAAATTCGCGAAAAGCTGGAAAAGGAACGCCTTCAGATGGAAAAAGAGCAGCAGAAGGCCTAA
- a CDS encoding molybdopterin-binding protein — protein sequence MVEKPKMREVPVREAIGMMLPHDMTQILPGEFKGRLFKKGHVITEADIEPLLSIGKEHIYVLEMPEGFIHEEEAGIRIAKAVSGQGLTLTPPYEGKVSMKASRTGLAKVNEEAVHAINALEGIAFSTMYGDQIVHPGHTLAATRIIPLIIEEERIVELEKLAKQFDGPIIEVKLFQEKQVGLVTTGSEVFSGRIEDKFGAVIRNKVEALGSTVVDQRFAPDDKEAIEKQILSFLDEGVDLVLVTGGMSVDPDDRTPGAIAGVGAEVVRYGTPMLPGSMLMVAYKGDVPILGLPGAVMHEPFTSFDVFLPRILAGERIVASDMTRLGYGGLRKC from the coding sequence TTGGTAGAAAAACCGAAAATGCGGGAAGTTCCGGTGCGAGAAGCGATCGGCATGATGCTGCCGCACGACATGACGCAAATTTTGCCTGGTGAGTTTAAAGGCCGCCTGTTTAAAAAAGGACATGTTATCACGGAGGCGGATATCGAGCCGCTTTTGTCCATTGGCAAGGAACACATTTACGTGCTGGAGATGCCAGAAGGCTTCATTCACGAGGAAGAGGCGGGCATCCGGATCGCCAAGGCCGTATCCGGTCAAGGTTTGACGCTCACGCCTCCGTACGAGGGCAAAGTCTCGATGAAAGCTTCGCGGACGGGTCTTGCCAAAGTCAACGAGGAAGCGGTACACGCCATTAATGCATTGGAGGGCATTGCCTTCTCCACGATGTACGGCGATCAGATCGTGCACCCCGGCCACACGCTGGCTGCCACCCGAATCATTCCGTTGATTATCGAAGAAGAGCGCATTGTGGAGCTGGAGAAGCTAGCTAAGCAGTTTGACGGCCCGATCATCGAGGTGAAGCTGTTCCAGGAGAAGCAGGTCGGCCTTGTGACGACCGGAAGCGAAGTGTTTTCCGGCCGGATCGAAGACAAGTTCGGCGCTGTGATCCGCAACAAGGTGGAAGCGCTCGGCTCTACCGTAGTCGATCAACGTTTTGCTCCGGACGATAAAGAAGCGATTGAAAAACAAATTCTTTCGTTCCTCGACGAAGGCGTTGATCTGGTGCTCGTCACAGGCGGCATGTCCGTCGACCCGGATGACAGGACGCCGGGAGCGATTGCCGGAGTGGGAGCGGAAGTGGTCCGTTACGGCACGCCGATGCTGCCAGGCTCGATGCTGATGGTCGCCTATAAAGGGGACGTCCCGATCCTCGGTCTGCCCGGAGCCGTGATGCATGAGCCGTTTACCTCATTCGATGTATTTTTGCCGCGCATTCTTGCAGGAGAACGAATAGTCGCTTCCGACATGACGAGACTCGGTTATGGCGGTTTACGGAAGTGCTAG
- a CDS encoding MogA/MoaB family molybdenum cofactor biosynthesis protein, with protein sequence MGKWKVGVISASDSIARGDRADDRIPIIRNLTRDWLDVDVAVYRAVTDDMEELQENMIELVDREKCDLLIVTGGTGLSPRDVTPEVTAWVIDRPVPGLAEEMRRAGLQQSRRAMLTRAVAGTRGNSLIINLPGNSKGVEICFNAIGDMLADALHILQGTGEANEDWGGLGW encoded by the coding sequence GTGGGTAAATGGAAGGTAGGCGTTATCTCGGCGAGTGATTCGATTGCCAGAGGGGACCGGGCTGATGATCGGATTCCCATCATCCGCAATCTGACAAGGGATTGGCTGGACGTAGATGTAGCTGTCTACCGTGCCGTTACTGATGATATGGAAGAGCTGCAGGAAAACATGATTGAGCTGGTGGACCGCGAAAAATGCGACCTGCTGATCGTGACCGGGGGAACTGGACTGAGCCCGCGCGATGTGACGCCGGAAGTGACCGCCTGGGTGATTGACAGACCAGTGCCAGGACTTGCGGAAGAAATGCGCCGCGCCGGCTTGCAGCAGTCCCGACGGGCGATGCTGACACGCGCGGTAGCGGGTACACGCGGCAACTCGCTCATCATTAACCTTCCCGGAAATTCAAAAGGGGTAGAAATCTGTTTCAACGCCATCGGCGACATGCTCGCGGATGCTTTGCACATTTTGCAAGGGACAGGCGAAGCCAATGAAGATTGGGGAGGATTGGGTTGGTAG
- a CDS encoding 5-formyltetrahydrofolate cyclo-ligase gives MDQKTNKKQLRSHILERRKAMPPNERQQYAARICRHLLENERLAAAGAIMAFHPFGDEADILPFIQEAMKRGQEIWLPLALVEQRRLIPYRYTGPEMLKQGVYGIMEPDPAKAEEAELARLDAVVVPGVAFDRQGGRMGYGGGFYDRFLAGLDKPPFLLGVGFSMQVVEHVPLEPHDIRLDGMVTENGFFQS, from the coding sequence ATGGACCAAAAAACGAATAAAAAACAGTTGCGAAGCCATATTTTGGAGAGGCGCAAAGCCATGCCGCCAAACGAGCGCCAGCAATACGCTGCCCGGATATGCCGCCATCTGCTGGAAAATGAGCGGCTCGCGGCAGCGGGGGCAATCATGGCCTTTCATCCTTTTGGAGACGAGGCAGACATTTTGCCGTTCATTCAGGAGGCGATGAAAAGAGGGCAGGAAATATGGCTGCCACTCGCCCTTGTCGAGCAGCGCCGCCTGATTCCTTACCGCTATACAGGACCGGAAATGCTCAAGCAGGGCGTGTACGGGATCATGGAGCCGGACCCGGCAAAGGCAGAGGAAGCAGAGCTTGCCCGCCTGGACGCCGTAGTCGTGCCCGGTGTGGCGTTTGACAGGCAGGGCGGCAGAATGGGCTACGGCGGAGGTTTTTACGATCGGTTCCTTGCCGGGCTGGACAAACCGCCTTTTTTGCTCGGCGTCGGCTTTTCCATGCAGGTAGTCGAGCATGTCCCACTTGAGCCTCACGATATTCGTCTGGATGGAATGGTGACGGAAAACGGCTTTTTCCAATCGTGA
- a CDS encoding ABC-F family ATP-binding cassette domain-containing protein, translating into MILLQAEHIEKTYGIETILQDISLQIQTGERVGLVGVNGAGKSTLMKILAGELSYDSGLVRIPKDVTVGYLAQNGGLESERCIWDELLSVFDHLRAEEQELRELEAKMGDPAVLADEKRYQQILENYSLRSEAFKEKGGYSYEGAIRGVLHGLRFADMDYQTPIKTLSGGQKTRLALAKLLLQSPTILLLDEPTNYLDIETLTWLETYLQNYPGAILVVSHDRYFLDKLVTVVYEIERTRATRYVGNYSRFLDEKAARLEQELKRFEKQQEEIAKLEDFIARNIARATTTKRAQSRRKTLEKMERMDKPIMHNKSVNFSFDVAKMSGTIVMKANNLSVGYPDAVLSRGLTFEIEREERVALVGPNGIGKSTLLKTIVGQLKALAGDVHFGSNVTIGYYDQEHRNLNERNTVLGEIWDEYPHMLEKDVRTLLGNFLFSGDDVQKKISDLSGGERARVSLAKLMLKQANFLIFDEPTNHLDIFSKEVLENALYDYPGTILFVSHDRYFLNKIASRVLELTGDGVTSYLGNYDYYVEKKQELAELAAEQAAQPVKKQGSTAAAQPEKSSYELDKEAKRRERQRQRRLEEIETTIQKREADIVKWEEELCLPEIYSDHVQAKERNDLIQAAKQELEQLYDEWSTLSEE; encoded by the coding sequence ATGATTTTGCTGCAGGCTGAACATATAGAAAAAACATATGGCATCGAAACCATTCTACAAGACATCTCTCTGCAAATACAAACAGGAGAGCGGGTCGGGCTTGTCGGCGTGAACGGCGCGGGCAAATCGACGCTGATGAAAATACTCGCGGGCGAGCTGAGCTACGACAGCGGGCTGGTCCGCATCCCGAAAGATGTGACGGTCGGCTACTTGGCCCAAAACGGCGGGCTTGAATCCGAGCGATGTATTTGGGATGAGCTGTTGAGCGTCTTCGACCATTTGCGGGCAGAGGAACAAGAACTGCGGGAGCTGGAGGCCAAAATGGGCGACCCGGCCGTGCTTGCGGACGAAAAGCGCTATCAGCAAATTTTGGAAAACTATTCGCTCCGCTCGGAAGCGTTCAAGGAAAAAGGCGGCTACAGCTACGAAGGCGCCATTCGCGGAGTCCTGCACGGCTTGCGCTTTGCGGACATGGACTACCAGACCCCGATCAAGACGTTGAGCGGCGGACAGAAAACAAGGCTGGCACTAGCCAAGCTGCTGCTGCAATCCCCTACGATTCTTTTGCTGGACGAGCCGACCAACTACCTGGATATCGAGACACTCACCTGGTTGGAGACGTATTTGCAAAACTATCCGGGCGCGATTCTCGTCGTCTCCCACGACCGCTACTTCCTCGACAAGCTGGTGACGGTCGTCTATGAAATCGAGCGGACTCGCGCTACCCGGTACGTGGGCAACTACAGCCGCTTCCTCGATGAAAAGGCAGCTCGTCTCGAGCAGGAGCTGAAGCGCTTCGAGAAGCAGCAGGAGGAAATCGCCAAGCTGGAAGACTTCATCGCCCGCAACATCGCTCGCGCCACCACGACCAAACGGGCGCAGAGCAGGCGTAAGACGCTGGAAAAAATGGAGCGCATGGACAAACCGATCATGCACAACAAGTCCGTGAATTTTTCCTTCGACGTAGCCAAAATGAGCGGAACGATCGTCATGAAGGCGAACAACCTGTCTGTCGGCTACCCGGATGCCGTCCTCTCCCGCGGCCTGACGTTTGAAATCGAACGCGAGGAACGTGTCGCACTGGTCGGGCCAAACGGGATCGGCAAGTCGACTTTGCTGAAAACGATTGTCGGGCAACTGAAGGCGCTCGCGGGCGACGTGCATTTCGGCAGCAATGTGACGATCGGCTACTACGACCAGGAGCATCGCAATCTGAATGAGCGCAACACGGTGCTCGGCGAAATATGGGACGAGTATCCGCACATGCTGGAAAAAGACGTGCGGACGCTGCTCGGCAACTTCCTGTTCAGCGGCGACGATGTGCAAAAGAAAATCAGCGATCTGTCCGGCGGGGAGCGCGCGCGTGTCTCGCTGGCGAAGCTGATGTTGAAGCAGGCCAACTTCCTGATTTTTGACGAGCCGACGAACCACCTGGACATTTTCAGCAAAGAAGTGCTGGAAAACGCGCTCTACGACTATCCGGGCACGATCCTGTTCGTCTCCCACGACCGCTACTTCCTGAACAAGATAGCCAGCCGCGTGCTGGAGCTGACGGGCGATGGCGTGACGAGCTACTTGGGCAACTACGATTACTACGTGGAGAAAAAGCAGGAGCTGGCAGAGCTTGCCGCCGAGCAAGCGGCGCAGCCTGTGAAAAAGCAGGGGTCTACTGCCGCAGCCCAGCCGGAAAAATCGTCCTACGAGCTGGACAAGGAAGCAAAAAGGCGCGAGCGTCAACGCCAGCGCCGTTTGGAAGAAATCGAGACGACGATTCAAAAGCGGGAAGCCGACATCGTCAAATGGGAGGAAGAGCTGTGCCTCCCGGAAATCTACAGCGATCACGTGCAAGCCAAAGAGCGCAACGACCTGATCCAAGCCGCCAAGCAGGAGCTGGAGCAGTTGTACGACGAATGGAGCACGCTGTCGGAGGAATAG